One Phycisphaerae bacterium genomic region harbors:
- a CDS encoding OmpA family protein yields the protein MSGHNSKKKGGGEHEEAGESAPLWMISFADLVVLLMSFFVIISVGNTRSVEYDPEFAQIIAAIKKAFGYIPPADSTDPVDLAILHGFIKMQKQRKGPGGGTNDGNAGESRTRVEGVEGRFSEVTTVREGKLLTVGGAIPFDKESSDLTPDSVPILVDIARKIGGHTNVFMVKGHTSRDEEYHLRGSGQNLSFERAKAVFDRLIALGVERESLRVEICWDTEPLKEGTYSEMALAANRRVEVVATESLVSDFAGQRTDAAPRGEQMLTGREAETTAEAHQEAQPPAETEHPAATPAAGGH from the coding sequence ATGTCCGGACACAACAGCAAGAAAAAAGGCGGAGGCGAGCACGAAGAGGCCGGCGAAAGCGCACCGTTGTGGATGATCAGTTTCGCCGACCTGGTCGTGCTGCTGATGAGCTTCTTCGTGATCATCTCGGTGGGCAATACCCGCAGCGTGGAGTACGATCCGGAGTTCGCCCAGATCATCGCCGCCATCAAGAAGGCCTTCGGATATATTCCTCCCGCCGACTCGACCGATCCGGTGGACCTGGCGATCCTGCACGGCTTCATCAAGATGCAGAAGCAGAGAAAAGGGCCCGGAGGCGGCACGAACGACGGCAACGCCGGCGAGTCGCGGACCCGGGTGGAAGGCGTCGAGGGACGCTTCTCGGAAGTGACCACGGTCCGCGAGGGCAAACTCCTGACGGTCGGCGGTGCCATCCCCTTCGACAAGGAGTCCTCCGATCTGACGCCGGACTCGGTGCCGATCTTGGTGGACATCGCCCGCAAGATCGGCGGCCATACCAATGTGTTCATGGTCAAAGGCCACACCTCGCGGGACGAGGAGTACCACCTGCGCGGCAGCGGGCAGAACCTCTCGTTCGAGCGGGCCAAGGCGGTGTTCGACCGGCTCATCGCCCTGGGCGTGGAACGCGAATCGCTGCGGGTGGAAATCTGCTGGGACACCGAACCGCTGAAGGAAGGCACGTACAGCGAAATGGCCCTGGCGGCGAACCGGCGGGTCGAGGTGGTCGCCACCGAATCGCTGGTCTCCGACTTCGCGGGCCAGCGGACCGACGCCGCGCCGCGAGGCGAACAGATGCTCACGGGACGGGAAGCGGAAACCACGGCGGAGGCACACCAGGAAGCACAGCCGCCGGCCGAGACGGAGCACCCGGCCGCAACGCCGGCCGCCGGCGGCCACTAG
- a CDS encoding motility protein A (Homolog of MotA, appears to be involved in motility on surfaces and under different ionic conditions. With MotS (a MotB homolog) forms the ion channels that couple flagellar rotation to proton/sodium motive force across the membrane and forms the stator elements of the rotary flagellar machine.) yields the protein MDIATLIGVIVAAGGILWAMYESTHGDIGAFFSTEGVVVVLCGSFAAGCMAMPLRTVLDTFGILKKWLLVKELPMDKLVKQLVSYAEVARRDGMLALEDAIKQQQDPFLKKGLQLAIDGTDPEIIQQTLEIEVQTLAERHKQGKRFFEVVGAFGPGFGLCATLIGQIAMFRNLGGDIGAIGGGLAMAMCATLYGTIICNAICGPIANKLGIRSSEEQLLKEMTLVGIMSIQAGDNPNVVEMKLHSFLSDRQRKSLEKRR from the coding sequence ATGGATATCGCGACACTGATCGGCGTGATCGTCGCCGCAGGCGGCATCCTGTGGGCAATGTACGAGTCGACCCACGGGGACATTGGAGCGTTCTTCTCGACCGAGGGCGTGGTGGTCGTGCTGTGCGGGTCGTTCGCAGCCGGCTGCATGGCCATGCCGCTGCGGACGGTCCTGGACACGTTCGGCATTCTCAAGAAATGGCTGCTGGTCAAAGAACTGCCCATGGACAAGCTGGTCAAGCAGTTGGTCAGCTACGCGGAGGTGGCGAGGCGCGACGGCATGCTGGCCCTGGAGGATGCGATCAAGCAGCAGCAGGACCCGTTCCTCAAGAAGGGCCTCCAGTTGGCGATCGACGGAACCGACCCGGAGATCATCCAGCAGACCCTGGAGATCGAGGTCCAGACACTCGCCGAACGACACAAACAGGGCAAGCGGTTCTTCGAGGTGGTCGGCGCGTTCGGCCCGGGATTCGGACTGTGCGCAACGTTGATCGGACAGATCGCGATGTTCCGCAATCTGGGCGGCGACATCGGGGCGATCGGCGGGGGACTGGCGATGGCCATGTGCGCCACGCTGTACGGCACGATCATCTGTAACGCAATCTGCGGACCGATCGCCAACAAGTTGGGCATTCGTTCATCCGAGGAGCAACTCCTCAAGGAGATGACGCTGGTGGGCATCATGAGCATCCAGGCGGGTGACAACCCGAACGTGGTGGAGATGAAGCTCCACTCGTTCCTGTCCGACCGGCAGCGCAAGTCGCTGGAAAAGCGACGCTAG